From the Streptomyces syringium genome, one window contains:
- a CDS encoding hydroxymethylglutaryl-CoA lyase: MTDGLPMVVPEPGLPDRVRIHEVGPRDGLQNEKTVVPVEVKAEFIRRLADAGLTTIEATSFVHPKWVPQLADAEQLMPMLDGVTARLPVLVPNGRGLDRALALGVREIAVFGSVTESFAKANLNRTVDESLEMFAPVVATAREAGVTVRGYLSMCFGDPWEGAVPVGQVARVARRLLDLGCDELSLGDTIGVATPGHVSAVLTALGAVGVPAERLAVHFHDTYGQALSNTLAALRHGVRVVDASAGGLGGCPYAKSATGNLATEDLVWMLDGLGIDTGVDLGRLTATSVWMAGHLGRPSPSRTVRALSPQEL, translated from the coding sequence ATGACCGACGGACTTCCCATGGTCGTGCCGGAGCCCGGCCTCCCGGACCGCGTCCGGATCCACGAGGTCGGTCCCCGCGACGGGCTGCAGAACGAGAAGACGGTCGTCCCGGTCGAGGTGAAGGCGGAGTTCATCCGCCGGCTCGCCGATGCCGGGCTCACCACCATCGAGGCGACGAGCTTCGTGCACCCCAAGTGGGTGCCCCAGCTCGCCGACGCCGAGCAGCTGATGCCGATGCTCGACGGCGTGACGGCCCGTCTCCCGGTCCTGGTGCCGAACGGGCGCGGCCTGGACCGCGCCCTCGCTCTCGGCGTGCGCGAGATCGCGGTGTTCGGCAGCGTCACGGAGTCGTTCGCCAAGGCCAACCTCAACCGCACGGTCGACGAGTCGCTGGAGATGTTCGCGCCCGTCGTGGCCACGGCACGGGAGGCCGGCGTCACCGTGCGCGGCTATCTCTCGATGTGCTTCGGCGACCCCTGGGAGGGGGCCGTGCCGGTCGGGCAGGTCGCGCGGGTCGCCCGTCGGCTGCTGGACCTCGGCTGTGACGAGCTGAGCCTCGGCGACACGATCGGCGTGGCCACCCCCGGCCACGTCTCGGCGGTCCTGACGGCACTGGGCGCGGTGGGCGTGCCGGCCGAGCGGCTCGCCGTGCACTTCCACGACACCTACGGCCAGGCCCTGTCCAACACCCTGGCCGCCCTGCGCCACGGCGTACGCGTCGTCGACGCCTCCGCCGGCGGCCTCGGCGGCTGCCCCTACGCGAAGAGCGCCACCGGAAACCTCGCCACCGAGGACCTCGTGTGGATGCTCGACGGCCTCGGTATCGACACCGGGGTCGACCTCGGCCGGCTCACCGCCACCAGCGTGTGGATGGCCGGCCATCTGGGGCGGCCCAGCCCGTCCCGCACCGTCCGCGCCCTCTCCCCCCAGGAGCTTTGA
- a CDS encoding acyl-CoA dehydrogenase family protein: protein MSLDHRLSPEHEALRRTVQEFAHDVVAPKIGDFYERHEFPYEIVREMGRMGLFGLPFPEEYGGMGGDYLALGLALEELARVDSSVAITLEAGVSLGAMPIFRFGTEEQRQEWLPKLCSGQMLGAFGLTEPECGSDAGGTRTTARLDEATDEWVINGTKCFITNSGTDITGLVTVTAVTGREEDGKPRISSIIVPSGTPGFTVAAPYSKVGWNASDTRELSFSDVRVPAANLLGEEGRGYAQFLRILDEGRIAISALATGLAQGCVDESVSYAKAREAFGKPIGANQAIQFKLADMEMRAHTARIAWRDAASRLLHGEPFKKEAALAKLYSSEIAVTNAREATQIHGGYGFMNEYPVARMWRDSKILEIGEGTSEVQRMLIARELGL, encoded by the coding sequence ATGTCGCTGGACCACCGCCTCTCCCCCGAGCACGAGGCACTGCGCCGTACCGTGCAGGAGTTCGCGCACGACGTCGTCGCCCCGAAGATCGGCGACTTCTACGAGCGCCATGAGTTCCCGTACGAGATCGTGCGGGAGATGGGCCGCATGGGCCTGTTCGGGCTGCCCTTCCCCGAGGAGTACGGCGGGATGGGCGGCGACTATCTGGCGCTCGGCCTCGCCCTGGAGGAGCTGGCCCGCGTCGACTCCTCCGTGGCGATCACCCTGGAGGCCGGTGTCTCGCTGGGCGCGATGCCGATCTTCCGCTTCGGCACCGAGGAGCAGCGGCAGGAGTGGCTGCCCAAGCTGTGCTCCGGCCAGATGCTGGGCGCGTTCGGCCTGACCGAGCCCGAGTGCGGTTCGGACGCCGGCGGCACCCGCACCACCGCCCGGCTGGACGAGGCCACGGACGAGTGGGTGATCAACGGCACCAAGTGCTTCATCACCAACTCGGGCACGGACATCACGGGCCTGGTCACGGTCACCGCCGTCACCGGCCGCGAGGAGGACGGCAAGCCGCGCATCTCGTCGATCATCGTGCCCTCCGGCACGCCCGGCTTCACCGTCGCGGCCCCTTATTCCAAGGTCGGCTGGAACGCCTCGGACACCCGCGAGCTGTCCTTCTCCGACGTCCGGGTGCCGGCGGCGAACCTGCTGGGCGAGGAGGGCCGCGGGTACGCCCAGTTCCTGCGCATCCTCGACGAGGGCCGGATCGCGATCTCGGCGCTGGCGACGGGCCTCGCCCAGGGCTGTGTCGACGAGTCGGTGTCCTACGCCAAGGCCCGTGAGGCCTTCGGCAAGCCGATCGGCGCCAACCAGGCGATCCAGTTCAAGCTCGCCGACATGGAGATGCGGGCGCACACGGCCCGGATCGCGTGGCGCGACGCCGCGTCGCGGCTGCTGCACGGCGAGCCGTTCAAGAAGGAGGCGGCGCTGGCCAAGCTCTACTCCTCCGAGATCGCCGTCACCAACGCCCGCGAGGCCACGCAGATCCACGGCGGCTACGGCTTCATGAACGAGTACCCGGTGGCCCGCATGTGGCGGGACTCCAAGATCCTGGAGATCGGCGAGGGCACGAGCGAGGTCCAGCGGATGCTCATCGCCCGCGAGTTGGGCCTGTAG
- a CDS encoding DUF4429 domain-containing protein, with product MAEILQKDGTWAFDGDTIRIVPGRERGVHLLRQTLGELAVPLTAVAGIAFEPGRKGGRLRLRPRDGADPLAQAVRGRLPDGADPYQLAVEPGRTGVAEYLVDEVRNALLLEQVPEGPTDRYLLPGPAVPLSVGAGDGTVSFDGEWVRLEWNWMTEEGKKSAGTRTFPVADIQAVEWLPSHGLENGYLRFVLVKGATKAPPKHDPHAIELYGFKKDPLMALVAAAVLARLPHPSGAGAAGRPALANALPPGAPDPSGAPGTDGAPAAPASDHDALLRRLRELGELHQSGILTADEFAAAKQAVLKRF from the coding sequence ATGGCTGAGATCCTCCAGAAGGACGGTACGTGGGCGTTCGACGGCGACACGATACGCATCGTGCCCGGGCGCGAGCGTGGGGTGCACCTGCTGCGCCAGACGCTGGGTGAGCTGGCCGTGCCGCTGACGGCCGTGGCGGGTATCGCCTTCGAGCCGGGCCGCAAGGGCGGCCGGCTGCGGCTGCGTCCGCGCGACGGGGCCGACCCCTTGGCGCAGGCCGTGCGCGGCCGGCTGCCGGACGGCGCCGATCCGTATCAGCTGGCGGTCGAGCCGGGCCGGACGGGCGTGGCGGAGTACCTCGTGGACGAGGTGCGCAACGCCCTGCTGCTGGAGCAGGTGCCGGAGGGTCCCACGGACCGCTATCTGCTGCCGGGCCCGGCCGTGCCGCTGTCGGTGGGCGCCGGGGACGGCACCGTCTCCTTCGACGGCGAGTGGGTCCGCCTGGAGTGGAACTGGATGACCGAGGAGGGCAAGAAGTCCGCCGGGACGCGGACCTTCCCGGTGGCCGACATCCAAGCGGTGGAGTGGCTGCCCTCCCACGGCCTGGAGAACGGATATCTGCGCTTCGTCCTGGTCAAGGGGGCGACCAAGGCCCCGCCGAAGCACGATCCGCACGCGATCGAGCTGTACGGCTTCAAGAAGGATCCGCTGATGGCGCTGGTCGCGGCCGCGGTCCTGGCCCGGCTGCCGCACCCCTCGGGAGCGGGCGCGGCGGGCCGTCCCGCACTCGCCAATGCCTTGCCGCCCGGCGCTCCCGACCCGTCCGGCGCCCCCGGCACGGACGGCGCCCCCGCCGCCCCGGCCTCCGATCATGACGCGCTGCTGCGGCGCCTGCGTGAGCTGGGCGAGCTGCACCAGAGCGGAATCCTCACCGCCGATGAGTTCGCGGCGGCGAAGCAGGCCGTACTCAAGCGCTTCTAA